The sequence below is a genomic window from Fuerstiella sp..
TTCGGGGGCCGGAGCATTTCCCATGCAATACGACATCGCTGTCATCGGAAACGACGAAGCTGCCGTCGAAATGATGTGTCTGGCCGCGAAATCGGGCAAACGTACTGCCGCTTTGCTGCCGGAATCAACTCATTCAGCATGGTTGGTGGGCCTGGCGCTTAAACGTTTGATTTTGGATCTGCTGGCTGATCAAACTGTCTGCCGTCGTCAACTGCTGGCCCGCACAGGGTCACCACGGCTTCTGCGCCAGCTGATTGCAGGCGCGATTGTCAGAGAAACCGAAGAACTGGCCTGTACGCTCGAACATTTGAAAATTCATATATGTATGGGACAGCCCCGGTTTATTGACCGGAATTCTGTATCGGTTGCAGACGGGCGGACATGCAATCGAACTTCTCTCAGTGCAGATCACTTCGTTATTGGCACCGGTGCGCGATATACAGCGATGCACCGACCTCTCGGTCTGATTGAACTGCATCGTCCTGAATCGATGTTCGAAGGGACTATTCTGCCCCGCTCGGTTTGTCTGTTGGGTGGAGACAGTTTCGGATGCGGTATGGCAGCACTATTCAGTCTATTTGGAGTTCAAAGTCGTTATGTGGCGCACGATGGTCAGGACTCAGCCATGCTTGAGCTGGCTTATGCTGCGGGGGTTGAGATCACGTTCCATCTGTCAGAGTGTGGCTCGATGCGATCAGGTGGAGTCCTGTCCAATTCTCATGCAGATGTGGTTGACTGCCGCCGAACCGTCGGGTTCACTGAATACCTCAATCTGTCGTCTATCGACGTTGAAGCCGACGAAAACGGCCGACTGTGGTGTTCCAGCGGTTTCGAAACCTGGTGCCGTGGCGTGTACGGGATTGGCGACGTTGTCGGTTTTTCTGCTGACAGTACTCTACATCCCTCCGTTCAGGCTGAACGGATCCATCGACGCATCAGCCCGCAGGTTCCACGACCTCGAATTATGGATCTGTTTGTGAATACAGAAGAGCAGCATGGTGTGCCGCTGCAGCGACCGGCGTCCGATGTGTTGAACAACTGAAGATTCAGTGAAGCGCTGAATCTGTGCCGCAGTGACAAGTTTGCCTGTGTGACTGACTGGTCGGTTCTCTACAGACAGGACAGGAAATCCGGTGGTGGTTGTGCCATGAACGTCAGAACGGTTTTGAGAATCGGATGCTGGAACTCCAGGCGCGCTGCATGTAGTGCGTGGCGACACTGTGAGGGGTGACTTCGCTCATCGGTTGACACAGCCCGCACCGTGCCCCGATGACCGTAGAATTCATCGCCCAGTACCGGATGGCCGATCTCTGCCATATGAACCCGAATCTGATGATTGCGGCCGGTATAAGGCTGACAGGCGACGACGGAGATCCGTTGAGTCCGCTGCAGGACCGTTACCCTGGTTTTTGCGGCACGCTGACGGATCGCATCGGATTTTGCGGACATCAATATGCTTTGACCGCCTGGAAGCTGACCAATCTTCAGTTCGATGATGCGTTCATCAAAAGGAACCCGGCCCTGTACCAGAGCGACATAGGATTTCTTCAGTCTTCCGTTCTGAAAGTCCTCTGAAACCAGCCGATGCGTATGGTGTTCTTTGGTCACAACCATCAGGCCACTGGTCATCCGATCCAGTCGATGCACAATCCCCGCCCGCAGCAGACCCGGCGCCGGTGTCAGCTGATCAAGATGATTCTGCAGCACATTGGTTAATGTACCGTTTTGAAATTTGCCGACCGGATGAGCCACCATGCCGGCAGGTTTGTCGACAACAATCAGCCAGGGATCTTCGTAGACCAGCCGGACCGCCGTGCCGTCAGGATCCAGCAGCTTGTCGGGCGGTTCCACAAGTCGAACACTCACGGTCTGTCCGCGATAAACCCGCTGAGTCCGGATCGCCGGTAAGTCGTTCACTCGTACGAGGCCCGCCGCAACCATGCGGTGTAGTCGCCAGGTCGTATAGTTGCGCAGGTGTTTCGCCAGGAATGAGTCAATCCGGACACCGCTGAGATAAGAGTCCACGGTGAACACGGGTTGCAGCGGGGCAGTCATGGAGTCAGGCCGAATCACGGATCGTCGTCACCAGTCGTTGGACCGGTCCTGAGTAACCGTCAGGATCGCAAAGTTGCTGCAGCCTTTCAACGACAGTCCTGCATGTGAGAACTGTCTGTTGGCGCCGGACAATTCCTCTCACATCAGTCCAGTCAGGGTCGTGACCGGCGAACGCTTTCATCACGACAAGATCCTCAGCGAAAACCGTTGTCAATTGAGTCTGGTCGTTTATCGTCCACACACCGGCGCACTGACATCCTGTCTGCTTTAAACCGAAATCCGGCAAGGCGATGTCCAGGTCAACTTCATTCGACGTCTTGGCAAGTCAGACACGGATTTACTGAGCGAATTGGGCAGCATCCGGTCGATGGCCAGGCGCCGGTTCTCGTCGTTCATTTGTTCCAGTTCCCGTGTTTTCTTCCAGTACCGGTCTGATACGTTTCCAGTGTGACACAAATTCAGCGTTTTCGCGAGGTGCCATTGATGAAGGTGTCAATTGAGTCATGATGGGCTGCCGCACAACCAAATCAGAAGTCTGGTCTGTTGCAGTGCCGGGGAGGGTCGAAGATACCCGTCATATTAATGACTCAACGGTGGATGATCGATCGGAAATCGACAACAATACAAACTTGTTCGTGTGGAATATTCGGCACCGTTTCAGTCACCATGGGTCACTTTCGTGAGCACTGGCTCTCATTATACCGTTCTGGCGCGACGATTTCGGCCTCAGGCCTTCAGTGATGTCGTGGGGCAGGAGCATGTTTCACGGGCACTGCAGAACGCAATTCGTTCAGAACGTGTGGCACATGCCTATTTATTCACCGGCGCCCGTGGCGTGGGAAAGACCTCTACTGCGCGCATTCTGGCCAAAGCACTCAACTGTCCCGACGTTCAGGACGGTGTGCCCTGTAACAAATGCGAAATCTGTGACGGAATCAGCGCCGGAGGTGATGTGGATGTGATGGAAATCGACGGCGCCTCTAACCGTCGTATTGAAGACATCCGCAGTATCCGGGCCAATGTTGGCGTGCGTTCGATGCGAACCCGTTTCAAGGTGTACATCATCGATGAAGTGCACATGCTCACGCGCGAGGCGTTCAATGCCCTGTTGAAAACGCTGGAGGAGCCACCTCCCAATGTCAAATTTGTGTTTTGCACAACAGAGCCGGAAAAGGTTCCCGATACAATTTTGTCACGATGCCAGCGTTTCGACTTTGGTACTATTGAAGATGATTCGATCGGCCGGCGACTGAAAGAGATTGCCCGGTCTGAAGGATTTGAAGTTGAAGACGATGCAATCGAGCTGATTGCCCGGCGCGCCCGCGGGTCGATGCGTGACAGCCAGTCACTCTTTGATCAACTGCTGGCGTTTAGTGAAGGAACAGTTCAGGTCGCTGATGTTCATCGTATGCTGGGGACAGCCGGCGATGAATTATTGATCCGACTGTTTGAGAGTATCACGCAACGGCGGCCTGGTGAAGTTCTCAATATTTTGGAACAGACGCTCACTGCCGGTGTGCAGCCAGGTGAAATGCTGGATCAGTGCGTTGGATACCTGCGTGACATGATGGTGATATTGAACGACGGAACCACTGTACCGCTGTGCAGTGTGCGTGATGACAGTCGTACGGTTCTCGCGGAACAGGCCGGACGAGCAACGTTGCCGAATGTGATGGCCGCGTTTCAGATTCTTGCGGAAGCAAGAAGTCGCATGCAGCGGAGTACCTTTTCAAGGGTGCTGCTGGAAATGGCTCTGGTCCAGATCTCACTGCTGGAAGATCTGAGTGCGATCAGGGATCTGCTCTCCGGAAAGCTGCCTGAACTGCCGGAAGTGAGCAGCGATTCTGTTCAAAAAAAAACGAATGATTTGTCGGGGCAGAGAGATCCCTCTCAAAGTTCCACCGAGAAATCGACTGTCACTGTCCCGTTTAATAGCCAGTCATCCGAAGAATTATTGTCACAACTGGTTTCTCTCGCGCCGTTTACGGTGTCTGCGGCGCTCAAAACCACAGAACGTCTAGCAGTTTCTGAGCCAAACGCGGTAGAATTAGTGCTGGATTCGTCCCTTGAGTTTCAAAAGAAGGTGCTGGAGACACCGGAACACCGATCAACGATTCAACAGCTGATTGAAAATTTGACCGGGGTTCATGCTGTTATTTCGATTCGGTCGGTTCTTCAGATGGATCTTCCCGCGGAAAAGGATCCTTCATCTGGAGCTGGACATTCAGCACCGAAGCCGTCGGCAGATTCGCGGGCGGATCAATCTCAGATCGTTGCAAATCGAAACGATGTTGACCCGGGACTGGATGCATTTGTTCAGGAAGTTGTGGACGTATTTGGGGCCAGAGTTGATCGTGTCATGAATGCTCCCGTCAAACGGGAGGCGGAGTGAATTTGAGATCTCTGAGGAACCATCAGACTCGTAGTGAGTGAGGAAGTGTCGTGATTAAGGGACTTGGAAACATCGCGTCGATGATGAAGCAGGCTTCAGAGATGCAGGGCCGTCTGGACCAGGCTAAAGAGAAAGTGGCCGGAATCCGGGTGGTGGGAATCGCCGGAGGCGAAATGGTAAAA
It includes:
- a CDS encoding FAD-dependent oxidoreductase; translated protein: MQYDIAVIGNDEAAVEMMCLAAKSGKRTAALLPESTHSAWLVGLALKRLILDLLADQTVCRRQLLARTGSPRLLRQLIAGAIVRETEELACTLEHLKIHICMGQPRFIDRNSVSVADGRTCNRTSLSADHFVIGTGARYTAMHRPLGLIELHRPESMFEGTILPRSVCLLGGDSFGCGMAALFSLFGVQSRYVAHDGQDSAMLELAYAAGVEITFHLSECGSMRSGGVLSNSHADVVDCRRTVGFTEYLNLSSIDVEADENGRLWCSSGFETWCRGVYGIGDVVGFSADSTLHPSVQAERIHRRISPQVPRPRIMDLFVNTEEQHGVPLQRPASDVLNN
- a CDS encoding RluA family pseudouridine synthase produces the protein MTAPLQPVFTVDSYLSGVRIDSFLAKHLRNYTTWRLHRMVAAGLVRVNDLPAIRTQRVYRGQTVSVRLVEPPDKLLDPDGTAVRLVYEDPWLIVVDKPAGMVAHPVGKFQNGTLTNVLQNHLDQLTPAPGLLRAGIVHRLDRMTSGLMVVTKEHHTHRLVSEDFQNGRLKKSYVALVQGRVPFDERIIELKIGQLPGGQSILMSAKSDAIRQRAAKTRVTVLQRTQRISVVACQPYTGRNHQIRVHMAEIGHPVLGDEFYGHRGTVRAVSTDERSHPSQCRHALHAARLEFQHPILKTVLTFMAQPPPDFLSCL
- the dnaX gene encoding DNA polymerase III subunit gamma/tau, encoding MSTGSHYTVLARRFRPQAFSDVVGQEHVSRALQNAIRSERVAHAYLFTGARGVGKTSTARILAKALNCPDVQDGVPCNKCEICDGISAGGDVDVMEIDGASNRRIEDIRSIRANVGVRSMRTRFKVYIIDEVHMLTREAFNALLKTLEEPPPNVKFVFCTTEPEKVPDTILSRCQRFDFGTIEDDSIGRRLKEIARSEGFEVEDDAIELIARRARGSMRDSQSLFDQLLAFSEGTVQVADVHRMLGTAGDELLIRLFESITQRRPGEVLNILEQTLTAGVQPGEMLDQCVGYLRDMMVILNDGTTVPLCSVRDDSRTVLAEQAGRATLPNVMAAFQILAEARSRMQRSTFSRVLLEMALVQISLLEDLSAIRDLLSGKLPELPEVSSDSVQKKTNDLSGQRDPSQSSTEKSTVTVPFNSQSSEELLSQLVSLAPFTVSAALKTTERLAVSEPNAVELVLDSSLEFQKKVLETPEHRSTIQQLIENLTGVHAVISIRSVLQMDLPAEKDPSSGAGHSAPKPSADSRADQSQIVANRNDVDPGLDAFVQEVVDVFGARVDRVMNAPVKREAE